The Xiphophorus maculatus strain JP 163 A chromosome 23, X_maculatus-5.0-male, whole genome shotgun sequence genome contains a region encoding:
- the LOC111606824 gene encoding zinc finger protein 92-like — protein sequence MSDTLMRGVRVQLTTTMDSVLRTAVFEVMRIFESALYNHKLEMAQKGEEIAHLKVKLQGAELKLKDFAMNSQRTAETTETQSKPEVVPVAPVAPEQPVTVPESEVEVPDDWCAPLGCDASNRQEEGCPSVRLRQFSIRLFPVPLIKHEEDNHVISLQKSPVSRRSKRISAMNDKPNSSQDESKPVGNQAARHPKISGDLNKLLQGLSKDFCNLTDLERLRKRQMSEETFTNDEKKAKKDEEDSSKHKEKSQSKSKYICETCYKVFKTKRGLGEHVSSQKKCRGCLTALCFKNHVKYHKRACAEYKKLVKDKCRLKRKALNSSKTEVIGKQEITQSSANKKKPSTRKFSCKHCSYKTNSRKKLRRHKMCHSEKTQALPICLERLDEKKEFDVDKEKHKSLMQVSNQNGDFEWTEPLEEVDEDAGLKHGEKMQE from the exons ATGTCTGACACTCTGATGCGAGGCGTCCGGGTCCAGCTGACCACAACGATGGACTCCGTCTTGAGGACGGCCGTGTTTGAAGTCATGAGGATCTTTGAAAGCGCACTGTATAACCATAAATTGGAGATGGCGCAGAAGGGAGAAGAGATTGCTCATCTCAAAGTAAAGCTTCAAGGTGCAGAGCTAAAGCTTAAAGACTTTGCGATGAACAGTCAGAGAACAGCAGAGACGACTGAAACCCAATCAAAGCCAGAAGTTGTTCCAGTTGCCCCAGTTGCCCCAGAACAGCCTGTCACAGTTCCTGAGAGTGAAGTTGAAG TGCCCGATGACTGGTGTGCTCCACTGGGCTGTGATGCATCGAACAGACAAGAGGAGGGTTGTCCCAGCGTAAGACTGCGGCAGTTTTCCATTCGTCTGTTTCCTGTTCCTCTCATTAAGCACGAG gagGATAACCATGTCATCAGCCTCCAGAAATCTCCAGTCAGCAGGAGATCAAAAAGAA TCTCTGCCATGAATGATAAGCCAAACTCGAGCCAAGACGAGAGTAAACCAGTCGGTAATCAAGCAGCTCGGCACCCGAAAATAAGTGGCGACCTCAACAAATTACTCCAAGGTCTCAGCAAGGACTTCTGCAACCTCACGGATTTGGAACGGCTTCGGAAAAGACAAATGAGTGAGGAAACTTTTACAAATGATGAGAAGAAAGCGAAGAAAGACGAAGAAGATTCATCAAAGCACAAAGAGAAAAGTCAGAGCAAATCTAAATACATTTGTGAGACTTGCTACAAGGTGTTCAAAACAAAGCGAGGCCTGGGTGAACATGTCAGTTCCCAGAAGAAGTGCAGAGGCTGCCTGACGGCCCTCTGCTTCAAAAATCATGTGAAATACCATAAGAGAGCTTGTGCAGAGTACAAGAAGTTGGTGAAAGACAAATGCagactgaaaagaaaagcactCAACTCCAGCAAAACAGAGGTGATTGGGAAACAGGAAATCACACAGTCTTctgctaacaaaaaaaaaccctccaccCGAAAGTTCTCCTGCAAACATTGCAGCTACAAGACTAACTCCAGAAAAAAACTTAGACGGCACAAAATGTGTCATAGTGAGAAGACGCAAGCTTTGCCCATATGTCTAGAGAGGCTTGATGAGAAAAAGGAATTCGATGTAgacaaggaaaaacacaaaagtctcATGCAGGTCAGCAACCAAAATGGAGACTTTGAATGGACTGAGCCCTTAGAAGAGGTTGACGAAGACGCAGGATTAAAACACGGCGAGAAAATGCAAGAATGA
- the LOC111606823 gene encoding zinc finger protein ZFP69B-like, whose amino-acid sequence MESVRSAFHAQLATIMDSLLAAAVCEIAKIFESSLCEQQTELAQKAEEISVLRCRLEKVERRHKAKGGGTEEAEPSSGDREGSLRQQIPTGSALSVGKEPCPSEAEEVLCMLKEEATGQEGAAIKHEHLRLRSAAVQTPNGNLCISHPDHCSPKSESSLLPAGEWLPGLNTTRGAVSGLDQLQADGTDCSAAGSSSIGNDASSFPRGFRSDETNNEGDNASFAYLDQESENQNSDQGPGEKEAQRDLTPASSGESWRTRDDRGARGHINHTRRVTNFTTRDPLRPQSNSQLLAARQTNTHSHPVTPSGGSGRPYSCPYCTKCFTYPSHQRRHLLRHTGVRLHPCQFCDKSFLTPSELTVHTRTHTGERPFGCAQCGKRFARSGNLRAHQRDVHMGKRPFACVECGKRFAHRGNLRVHNHRVHQGDPYYSDGQPEPDIGQSAI is encoded by the exons ATGGAGTCTGTGAGGAGCGCGTTTCACGCTCAGCTGGCCACCATCATGGACTCTCTGCTTGCTGCGGCCGTGTGCGAGATCGCCAAGATCTTCGAGAGCAGCCTGTGCGAGCAGCAGACGGAGCTGGCGCAGAAAGCCGAGGAGATCTCCGTGCTCCGCTGCAGGCTGGAGAAGGTGGAGAGGAGGCACAAAGCTAAGGGTGGAGGCACCGAGGAGGCAGAGCCGTCATCAGGAGACAGAGAGGGCAGCCTGAGGCAACAGATCCCGACAGGATCAG CACTGAGTGTGGGGAAGGAGCCATGTCCATCGGAAGCAGAGGAAGTACTCTGCATGCTGAAGGAAGAGGCTACAGGTCAGGAAGGAGCTGCCATAAAACATGAG CATCTTAGATTGCGGTCTGCTGCAGTCCAAACCCCGAATGGAAATCTGTGCATTTCCCATCCTGACCACTGCTCTCCCAAATCTGAATCCAGTCTACTTCCAGCAGGTGAGTGGTTACCTGGACTGAACACCACTCGAGGTGCTGTATCAGGTCTGGACCAGCTGCAGGCAGACGGCACTGACTGCTCTGCTGCAGGTAGCAGCAGCATCGGCAACGACGCGTCTTCCTTCCCGCGCGGTTTTAGATCAGACGAGACCAATAACGAAGGTGACAATGCCTCATTTGCTTATCTGGACCAGGAGTCCGAGAACCAGAACTCGGATCAGGGTCCGGGAGAAAAGGAGGCTCAGAGAGATCTCACTCCAGCCTCCTCTGGTGAATCCTGGCGAACAAGAGATGACAGAGGTGCAAGAGGCCACATCAATCACACACGGCGAGTCACTAATTTTACTACCAGAGATCCTCTGCGACCGCAGTCCAACTCCCAGTTGCTCGCAGCACGTCAGACCAACACTCACAGTCATCCTGTAACTCCCAGTGGAGGCAGCGGACGCCCTTACTCCTGCCCCTACTGCACCAAGTGTTTCACCTACCCTTCCCATCAGCGCAGGCACCTTCTACGGCACACCGGAGTCAGACTGCATCCATGTCAGTTCTGTGACAAGAGCTTCCTCACGCCGTCAGAGCTCACTGTTCACACTCGCACGCATACCGGGGAGCGTCCCTTCGGCTGCGCTCAGTGCGGTAAACGCTTCGCCCGCAGCGGCAACCTGAGAGCCCACCAGCGAGACGTTCACATGGGAAAGAGGCCCTTTGCTTGTGTCGAGTGTGGAAAAAGATTTGCCCACAGAGGAAACCTGAGGGTGCACAATCACAGAGTCCATCAAGGGGATCCGTACTACTCTGACGGTCAACCGGAGCCTGACATAGGCCAGAGTGCTATTTAA